A single Rubrivivax gelatinosus IL144 DNA region contains:
- a CDS encoding acyl-CoA dehydrogenase family protein: MDFDFTDDQQALREAVRRWVDKGFAFERRHTLAKAGGHSRAVWGELAELGLAGLAVPESQGGLGFGPVEAMLVNEELGRGLVHAPWTNAALAVPALLAAAPEALQGEWLPRIADGSALVVLAQQERAARWALDRPATRAERRGDGWVITGTKIVVPAGDEADAFVVPARIAGADGERAGIGLFVVEAGATAITPYPTQDGARAADLRFDAAPAALIAEDGLERLEHAVDIALAGIAAEGVGLMDRLLAMTVEYLNTRRQFGVPIASFQALRHRVADAKMQLELARSMSYYATLKLGAPAAERRRAVAQARVQLGQAMRFVGQQCIQMHGGIGVTDEYAGSHYFKRLTVLELAFGDTLHHLGEVSARMEDTAGVFV; this comes from the coding sequence ATGGATTTCGATTTCACCGACGACCAGCAGGCGCTGCGCGAAGCGGTTCGGCGCTGGGTGGACAAGGGCTTCGCCTTCGAGCGCCGCCACACGCTGGCCAAGGCCGGCGGGCATTCGCGCGCCGTCTGGGGCGAACTGGCCGAACTCGGGCTCGCCGGCCTGGCGGTGCCCGAGTCGCAGGGCGGGCTGGGCTTCGGCCCGGTCGAGGCCATGCTCGTCAACGAGGAACTCGGCCGCGGCCTGGTGCACGCGCCGTGGACGAACGCCGCGCTCGCCGTGCCGGCGCTGCTGGCCGCCGCGCCCGAGGCGCTGCAGGGCGAGTGGCTGCCGCGCATCGCCGACGGCTCGGCGCTGGTCGTGCTGGCGCAGCAGGAGCGCGCCGCACGCTGGGCGCTGGATCGGCCGGCGACGCGCGCCGAACGCCGCGGCGACGGCTGGGTCATCACCGGCACCAAGATCGTCGTGCCGGCCGGCGACGAGGCCGACGCCTTCGTCGTGCCGGCGCGCATCGCGGGCGCCGATGGCGAGCGTGCCGGCATCGGCCTGTTCGTCGTCGAAGCCGGTGCCACCGCGATCACGCCCTACCCGACGCAGGACGGCGCGCGTGCCGCCGACCTGCGTTTCGACGCCGCGCCGGCCGCGCTGATCGCCGAAGACGGCCTCGAGCGCCTGGAACACGCGGTGGACATCGCGCTGGCCGGCATCGCCGCCGAAGGCGTCGGCCTGATGGACCGGCTGCTGGCGATGACCGTCGAGTACCTGAACACGCGCCGCCAGTTCGGCGTGCCGATCGCCAGCTTCCAGGCGCTGCGCCACCGCGTCGCCGACGCCAAGATGCAGCTCGAACTCGCACGTTCGATGAGCTACTACGCGACGCTCAAGCTCGGCGCGCCGGCCGCCGAACGCCGCCGCGCCGTCGCCCAGGCGCGGGTGCAGCTCGGCCAGGCGATGCGTTTCGTCGGCCAGCAGTGCATCCAGATGCACGGCGGCATCGGCGTCACCGACGAGTACGCCGGCAGCCACTACTTCAAGCGCCTGACGGTGCTGGAACTGGCCTTCGGCGACACGCTGCACCACCTGGGCGAAGTCTCCGCACGCATGGAAGACACGGCCGGCGTCTTCGTCTGA
- a CDS encoding acyl-CoA dehydrogenase family protein yields the protein MDLEFTEEEQVFRQEVRAWVGAHLPADIRDKVRAARPLTREEHQRWARILGQKGWLVAGWPRAFGGPGWTAVQKHLFEEECALAGAPRLIPFGPVMVAPVIMAFGTPEQQRRFLPAIASGEVWWSQGYSEPGAGSDLASLKTRAERRGDTYVVNGQKTWTTLAQHGDWIFCLVRTASDGKPQAGISFLLIDMKSPGVSVRPIVMLDGEPEVNEVFFDNVEVPAANLIGEENKGWSYAKLLLAHERTNIAEVNRSKRELERLKALAKAEGVWDDARLRDQIALLEVDIVALEMLVLRVLSAEKSGKQSLDIAGLLKIRGSEIQQRSAELLMLAGGPGTVARRDEAADASGAGWQHDTLAPLMGSYFNLRKTTIYGGSNEVQRNIVAQTVLGS from the coding sequence ATGGACCTCGAGTTCACCGAGGAAGAACAGGTGTTCCGCCAGGAGGTTCGCGCCTGGGTCGGCGCCCACCTGCCGGCCGACATCCGCGACAAGGTGCGCGCCGCGCGCCCGCTGACCCGCGAGGAACACCAGCGCTGGGCCCGCATCCTGGGCCAGAAAGGCTGGCTGGTCGCCGGCTGGCCGCGCGCCTTCGGCGGCCCGGGCTGGACCGCGGTGCAGAAGCACCTGTTCGAGGAGGAATGCGCGCTCGCCGGCGCGCCGCGCCTGATCCCCTTCGGCCCGGTGATGGTGGCGCCGGTCATCATGGCCTTCGGCACGCCCGAGCAGCAGCGGCGTTTCCTGCCGGCCATCGCCAGCGGCGAGGTCTGGTGGAGCCAGGGCTACAGCGAACCCGGCGCCGGCTCGGACCTGGCTTCGCTGAAGACACGCGCCGAGCGCCGCGGCGACACCTACGTCGTCAACGGCCAGAAGACCTGGACGACGCTGGCCCAGCACGGCGACTGGATCTTCTGCCTGGTGCGCACCGCCAGCGACGGCAAGCCGCAGGCAGGCATCAGCTTTCTGCTGATCGACATGAAGAGCCCCGGCGTCAGCGTGCGGCCCATCGTCATGCTCGACGGCGAGCCCGAGGTCAACGAGGTCTTCTTCGACAACGTCGAGGTGCCGGCGGCCAATCTGATCGGCGAGGAGAACAAGGGCTGGTCCTACGCCAAGCTGCTGCTGGCGCACGAACGCACCAACATCGCCGAGGTCAACCGCTCCAAGCGCGAGCTCGAACGGCTGAAGGCGCTGGCCAAGGCCGAAGGCGTCTGGGACGACGCCCGGCTGCGCGACCAGATCGCGCTGCTGGAAGTCGACATCGTCGCGCTGGAGATGCTGGTGCTGCGCGTGCTGTCGGCCGAGAAGAGCGGCAAGCAGAGCCTGGACATCGCGGGCCTCCTGAAGATCCGCGGCAGCGAGATCCAGCAGCGCTCGGCCGAGCTGCTGATGCTCGCCGGCGGCCCCGGCACCGTGGCGCGCCGCGACGAAGCCGCCGACGCTTCGGGCGCCGGCTGGCAGCACGACACGCTGGCGCCGCTGATGGGCAGCTACTTCAACCTGCGCAAGACGACGATCTACGGCGGCTCCAACGAGGTGCAGCGCAACATCGTCGCCCAGACCGTGCTCGGGAGCTGA
- a CDS encoding retropepsin-like aspartic protease family protein: protein MNAPGRRQALRIAATLLAAAVLPAAAQDVSLAGQMGRKALLVVGGQPVTLAVGESARGVKLLQLDADGAVVEAGGQRLVLRTGGGTARVAGSGGVVSGPREIVIPVGPGGHFVTQGAINGRPVNFMVDTGATLIALGQAEADRLGIAWRNGEPGLVNTANGSATAYRITLSRVRVGEVEVSQVPAVVVPQPMPLVLLGNSFLTRFKMQRDSDVLRLEAR, encoded by the coding sequence ATGAACGCCCCCGGCCGTCGCCAGGCGCTGCGCATCGCGGCAACGCTCCTGGCCGCGGCCGTGCTGCCGGCCGCGGCGCAGGACGTCTCGCTGGCCGGCCAGATGGGGCGCAAGGCGCTGCTCGTCGTCGGCGGACAGCCGGTGACGCTGGCCGTCGGCGAGAGCGCGCGCGGCGTCAAGCTGCTGCAGCTGGACGCCGATGGCGCGGTCGTCGAAGCCGGCGGCCAGCGCCTGGTGCTGCGCACCGGCGGCGGCACGGCTCGAGTGGCCGGCAGCGGCGGCGTCGTGTCCGGCCCACGCGAGATCGTCATCCCCGTCGGTCCGGGCGGGCACTTCGTCACCCAGGGCGCGATCAATGGCCGGCCGGTGAACTTCATGGTCGACACCGGCGCGACGCTGATCGCGCTCGGCCAGGCCGAGGCCGACCGCCTGGGCATCGCCTGGCGCAACGGCGAACCGGGCCTGGTCAACACCGCCAACGGCAGCGCCACCGCGTACCGCATCACGCTGTCGCGCGTGCGGGTCGGCGAGGTGGAGGTCAGCCAGGTGCCGGCGGTCGTCGTGCCGCAGCCGATGCCGCTGGTGCTGCTCGGCAACAGCTTCCTGACGCGCTTCAAGATGCAGCGCGACAGCGACGTCCTGCGCCTCGAGGCCCGCTGA
- a CDS encoding YajQ family cyclic di-GMP-binding protein → MPSFDTVLEPDLVELRNALDQANKEIGNRFDFKGSSAKVELTEKSAKERELVLYADSDFQIEQVRDVLLSRLAKRNVDVRFLDLTAKPQKLGGDKLKLAVKVKAGIDAEHAKKIQQALKASKLKVQGAIQGDAVRVSGAKRDDLQAAIALLKKEISDLPLTFDNFRD, encoded by the coding sequence ATGCCCAGCTTTGATACCGTCCTCGAGCCCGATCTGGTCGAATTGCGCAACGCGCTCGACCAGGCGAACAAGGAAATCGGCAACCGCTTCGACTTCAAGGGGTCGAGCGCGAAGGTCGAACTCACCGAGAAGTCGGCCAAGGAGCGCGAACTCGTGCTCTACGCCGACAGCGACTTCCAGATCGAACAGGTGCGCGACGTGCTGCTCTCGCGCCTGGCCAAGCGCAACGTCGATGTGCGTTTCCTCGACCTCACGGCCAAGCCGCAGAAGCTCGGCGGCGACAAGCTCAAGCTCGCCGTCAAGGTCAAGGCCGGCATCGACGCCGAACACGCGAAGAAGATCCAGCAGGCGCTCAAGGCCAGCAAGCTCAAGGTGCAGGGCGCGATCCAGGGCGACGCGGTGCGCGTCTCGGGCGCGAAGCGGGACGACCTCCAGGCGGCGATCGCGCTGCTGAAGAAGGAAATCTCGGACTTGCCGCTGACCTTCGACAACTTCCGCGACTGA
- the murB gene encoding UDP-N-acetylmuramate dehydrogenase, producing the protein MQIESRVSLREHNSFGLPAVARTLVRVRSEADVRRVVDHPEFGRAPKLILGGGSNLVLTRDVDAVVLKIEIEGRRLVAETEDAWIVEAGAGERWHDVVAWTLDQGLPGLENLALIPGTVGAAPVQNIGAYGVELKDRFHSLDAVDLITGRSVTLDAAMCRFGYRDSLFKQDLAGKSVVTRVRLRLPKPWVPALGYLDLERKMAETGDTHPSARTIFDWVCAIRRAKLPDPAAIGNAGSFFKNPVVSAEQCRDIIGRDPEIVHYPLPDGSVKLAAGWLIDACGWKGKSVGRAGVYERQALVLVNRGGASGAEVVTLARAIQESVYGRFGIRLEPEPVIV; encoded by the coding sequence CTGCAGATCGAGTCGCGCGTGTCGCTGCGCGAGCACAACAGCTTCGGTCTGCCCGCCGTCGCCCGCACCCTGGTGCGCGTGCGCAGCGAGGCCGACGTGCGCCGTGTCGTCGATCACCCCGAGTTCGGCCGCGCCCCCAAGCTGATCCTCGGCGGCGGCAGCAACCTCGTGCTAACGCGCGACGTCGACGCCGTCGTGCTGAAGATCGAGATCGAGGGCCGGCGCCTGGTGGCCGAGACCGAAGACGCCTGGATCGTCGAGGCCGGCGCCGGCGAGCGCTGGCACGACGTCGTCGCCTGGACGCTGGACCAGGGCCTGCCCGGGCTGGAGAACCTAGCGCTGATCCCGGGTACCGTGGGCGCGGCGCCGGTGCAGAACATCGGCGCCTACGGCGTCGAGCTGAAGGACCGCTTCCATTCGCTGGACGCGGTCGACCTGATCACCGGCCGCAGCGTGACGCTGGACGCGGCGATGTGCCGCTTCGGCTACCGCGACAGCCTCTTCAAGCAGGACCTGGCGGGCAAGAGCGTCGTCACCCGCGTGCGCCTGCGCCTGCCCAAGCCCTGGGTGCCGGCGCTCGGCTACCTGGACCTGGAACGCAAGATGGCCGAGACCGGCGACACGCACCCCAGCGCGCGCACGATCTTCGACTGGGTCTGCGCCATCCGCCGCGCCAAGCTGCCCGACCCGGCGGCCATCGGCAACGCCGGCAGCTTCTTCAAGAACCCGGTGGTCAGCGCCGAGCAGTGCCGCGACATCATCGGCCGCGACCCGGAGATCGTGCACTACCCGCTGCCCGACGGCAGCGTGAAGCTGGCCGCCGGCTGGCTGATCGACGCCTGCGGCTGGAAGGGCAAGTCGGTGGGCCGCGCCGGCGTCTACGAGCGCCAGGCGCTGGTGCTGGTCAACCGCGGCGGCGCCAGCGGCGCCGAGGTCGTGACGCTGGCGCGCGCGATCCAGGAAAGCGTCTACGGCCGCTTCGGCATCCGCCTGGAGCCCGAGCCGGTCATCGTCTGA
- a CDS encoding ZIP family metal transporter yields MNPTGTHATLRPLQWLGLALCAAGAAIVLAQAWRALVLAPAVAHAGALGAAAALATALGVLPLVLARTPSQRTQDTLLGFGAGVMLAATCFSLLNPALDAVRAAGFAPWPRAAGIGLALLAGAGGLMLLEHLLPHSHALGGDARPRRVLLFVLAIVLHNIPEGLAIGVAAVGSEAARATALAGGIAIQDVPEGLVVALALHAAGMGRGRAALLGAASGLVEPLAAVLGAAAVAGAAMLLPWALAFAAGAMLFVVSHEVIPESHRQGHERQATAGLMLGFVLMMVLDTALA; encoded by the coding sequence GTGAACCCGACCGGCACCCACGCCACGCTGCGGCCGCTGCAGTGGCTGGGCCTGGCGCTGTGCGCCGCCGGCGCGGCCATCGTGCTGGCCCAGGCCTGGCGGGCGCTCGTGCTGGCGCCGGCGGTGGCGCATGCGGGCGCGCTGGGCGCCGCCGCGGCGCTGGCCACCGCACTGGGCGTGCTGCCGCTGGTGCTGGCGCGCACGCCGTCGCAGCGCACCCAGGACACGCTGCTCGGCTTCGGGGCCGGCGTGATGCTCGCCGCCACCTGCTTCTCGCTGCTGAACCCGGCGCTGGACGCGGTGCGCGCCGCCGGCTTCGCGCCCTGGCCGCGGGCCGCCGGCATCGGGCTGGCGCTGCTGGCCGGTGCCGGCGGGCTGATGCTGCTGGAACACCTGCTGCCGCACAGCCACGCGCTGGGCGGCGACGCGCGCCCGCGCCGCGTGCTGCTGTTCGTGCTGGCGATCGTGCTGCACAACATCCCCGAAGGCCTGGCGATCGGCGTCGCCGCGGTGGGCTCGGAAGCGGCGCGTGCGACGGCGCTGGCCGGCGGCATCGCGATCCAGGACGTGCCCGAAGGCCTGGTCGTCGCGCTGGCGCTGCACGCCGCCGGCATGGGCCGCGGCCGCGCGGCGCTGCTGGGCGCGGCCTCGGGCCTAGTCGAGCCGCTGGCCGCGGTGCTGGGCGCGGCGGCGGTGGCCGGCGCCGCCATGCTGCTGCCCTGGGCGCTGGCCTTCGCCGCCGGAGCGATGCTCTTCGTCGTCAGCCACGAGGTCATCCCCGAGTCGCACCGCCAGGGCCACGAGCGCCAGGCCACCGCCGGGCTGATGCTCGGCTTCGTGCTGATGATGGTGCTGGACACGGCGCTCGCGTAG
- a CDS encoding ATP-binding protein has protein sequence MPNARRSRATWLGVLGVGLIFALLAVAWLQVRQAALLRQAVEVADDDAVLLVYQAETEYLRLRDEWSRSIDPRRVLDTSALQLRYDIWISRVGLLHNERIARILADETEFADTLMRMDRFIRRADEVFGTSGGQGPARDALLELEPELMALGQEIHGLSMRAAHHVGEQVAARNATVQHHNMIGIGLTVSLSALTLAFALLALRQMRQLDRRRAALEELAEHLRQARRDAEAASEAKSAFLANMSHEIRTPFHGLLGMLSLLRETGLNQQQVGYLRTATESADHLLAILNDILDMSQLESGRMVLNSTPVELRALLRDVEALMRPQAHAKSLALHIVADPALPERVLCDATRVKQVLFNLLSNAIKFSDRGAVVLDVQAHDAVAVPELVFTVTDQGIGIDEATLATLFHRFVQGDSSRSRRHGGTGLGLEISRNLARLMGGDITVTSQPGSGSSFRFRMPLKPVAAGAAPHPLPGDAPPPPRPLRVLVAEDHFVNRQYMAALLERLGHTAVFAANGHEAVDAMHAAGTRPFDIVLMDLHMPEMDGIAATRAIRALPDPTAATVPIVALTADAFTETRDRCLVAGMNDFLTKPVSPQKLAASLRRFFGSTGGAEFPPVSASAAPAAPAAGAGDSPPLIDPAAIELALQAMPRERLAAMVHSFLDQGPQLVQRLRAAVRDAQPLELRVNAHAARGAALNLGLAALAATADALQEGATHLPAHEIARHVQRFEDLLPATRDAAIAAGLAQPANAAA, from the coding sequence GTGCCGAACGCACGGCGTAGCCGGGCGACCTGGCTGGGCGTGCTCGGCGTCGGGCTGATCTTCGCCCTGCTGGCGGTGGCCTGGCTGCAGGTGCGCCAGGCCGCGCTGCTGCGCCAGGCCGTCGAGGTGGCCGACGACGACGCCGTGCTGCTCGTCTACCAGGCCGAGACCGAGTACCTGCGCCTGCGCGACGAGTGGAGCCGCTCGATCGACCCGCGGCGCGTGCTCGACACCTCGGCGCTGCAGCTGCGCTACGACATCTGGATCAGCCGCGTCGGCCTGCTGCACAACGAGCGCATCGCCCGCATCCTGGCCGACGAGACCGAGTTCGCCGACACGCTGATGCGCATGGACCGCTTCATCCGCCGGGCCGACGAGGTGTTCGGCACCTCGGGCGGCCAGGGCCCGGCACGCGACGCGCTGCTCGAGCTGGAGCCCGAGCTGATGGCGCTGGGCCAGGAGATCCACGGCCTGTCGATGCGCGCCGCGCATCACGTCGGCGAGCAGGTCGCCGCGCGCAATGCCACGGTGCAGCACCACAACATGATCGGCATCGGGCTGACGGTGTCGCTGTCGGCGCTGACGCTGGCTTTCGCGCTGCTGGCGCTGCGCCAGATGCGCCAGCTCGACCGCCGCCGCGCCGCGCTGGAGGAGCTGGCCGAGCACCTGCGCCAGGCGCGCCGCGACGCCGAGGCGGCGAGCGAGGCCAAGAGCGCCTTCCTCGCCAACATGAGCCACGAGATCCGCACGCCCTTCCACGGCCTGCTGGGCATGCTGTCGCTGCTGCGCGAGACCGGGCTCAACCAGCAGCAGGTCGGCTATCTGCGCACTGCCACCGAGTCGGCCGACCACCTGCTGGCGATCCTCAACGACATCCTCGACATGTCGCAGCTCGAGTCGGGGCGCATGGTGCTGAATTCGACGCCGGTCGAGCTGCGCGCGCTGCTGCGCGACGTCGAGGCGCTGATGCGCCCGCAGGCGCACGCCAAGTCGCTTGCGCTGCACATCGTCGCCGACCCGGCGCTGCCCGAGCGTGTGCTCTGCGACGCCACGCGCGTCAAGCAGGTGCTGTTCAACCTGCTGTCCAACGCGATCAAGTTCTCCGACCGCGGCGCCGTCGTGCTCGACGTCCAGGCCCACGACGCCGTAGCCGTGCCGGAACTGGTCTTCACGGTGACCGACCAGGGCATCGGCATCGACGAGGCGACGCTGGCGACGCTGTTCCACCGCTTCGTGCAGGGCGACAGCTCGCGCTCGCGCCGCCATGGCGGCACCGGGCTGGGGCTGGAGATCTCGCGCAACCTCGCGCGCCTGATGGGCGGCGACATCACCGTCACCAGCCAGCCCGGCAGCGGCAGCAGCTTCCGCTTCCGCATGCCGCTCAAGCCGGTGGCCGCCGGGGCCGCGCCGCACCCGCTGCCCGGCGACGCGCCGCCGCCGCCGCGGCCGCTGCGCGTGCTGGTCGCCGAGGACCACTTCGTCAACCGCCAGTACATGGCCGCGCTGCTCGAGCGCCTGGGCCACACCGCGGTCTTCGCCGCCAACGGCCACGAGGCGGTCGACGCGATGCACGCCGCCGGCACCCGGCCTTTCGACATCGTGCTGATGGACCTGCACATGCCGGAGATGGACGGCATCGCCGCGACACGCGCGATCCGCGCCCTGCCCGACCCGACCGCCGCCACGGTGCCGATCGTCGCGCTGACCGCCGACGCCTTCACCGAGACCCGCGACCGCTGCCTGGTCGCCGGCATGAACGACTTCCTGACCAAGCCGGTCAGCCCGCAGAAGCTGGCGGCTTCACTGCGCCGCTTCTTCGGCAGCACCGGGGGTGCCGAGTTCCCGCCGGTTTCGGCATCCGCGGCGCCCGCCGCGCCTGCCGCAGGCGCCGGTGACAGCCCGCCGCTGATCGATCCGGCGGCGATCGAACTGGCGCTGCAGGCCATGCCGCGCGAGCGCCTGGCGGCGATGGTGCACAGCTTCCTCGACCAGGGGCCGCAGCTCGTGCAGCGCCTGCGCGCCGCGGTGCGCGACGCCCAGCCGCTGGAGTTGCGCGTCAACGCCCATGCCGCACGCGGCGCGGCGCTGAACCTCGGCCTGGCGGCGCTGGCCGCCACCGCCGACGCCTTGCAGGAAGGTGCGACCCACCTGCCGGCGCACGAGATCGCGCGCCACGTGCAGCGTTTCGAGGATCTGCTGCCGGCCACGCGCGACGCCGCGATCGCCGCCGGCCTGGCACAGCCCGCCAACGCCGCAGCCTGA
- a CDS encoding Coenzyme F420 hydrogenase/dehydrogenase, beta subunit C-terminal domain, translated as MKSPTPHAPARTLCTDCGVSRSSDPRRCGRACQFIQPDYAAMETRVQGRPRDPGRADELHFGPFRRMWRAALKRPSDGAQWTGITTRLAERLLETGAVDAVLTMAPDPEDRWRPVPTLVTKPGELARCRGMRMGYAPLLSLLEPAVAAGHKRLAVIGIPCQVYALRALEQELGLEQLYVIGTPCSDNTTTENFHRFLGLLTPKPESITYLEFRADYHVEIRFDDGRQRRVPFLQLPLSQLPTDFFPLTCRTCVDYSNVLADITVGYMGGEGEQWLLVRNERGEKILGLLGDEVTLAEPGSAGKREGPVKGFLANTERAAGGLPLRRMPSWLRPIVGWLMPKVGPRGLEFARARLEMKAVETVLHLRREQPAKMKNMVPPHVWKLVEPYGLAPRPEETKPHSG; from the coding sequence TTGAAGTCCCCCACGCCCCACGCCCCCGCCCGCACGCTGTGCACCGACTGCGGCGTCTCGCGCAGCAGCGACCCGCGCCGCTGCGGCCGTGCCTGCCAGTTCATCCAGCCCGACTACGCCGCGATGGAGACCCGCGTGCAGGGCCGGCCGCGCGACCCCGGGCGCGCCGACGAGCTGCACTTCGGCCCCTTCCGGCGCATGTGGCGCGCGGCGCTGAAGCGCCCGTCCGACGGCGCGCAGTGGACCGGCATCACGACCCGGCTGGCCGAGCGCCTGCTGGAGACCGGCGCCGTCGACGCGGTGCTGACGATGGCCCCCGACCCCGAGGACCGCTGGCGCCCGGTGCCGACGCTGGTGACGAAACCCGGCGAGCTGGCGCGCTGCCGCGGCATGCGCATGGGCTACGCGCCGCTGCTGTCGCTGCTGGAGCCGGCGGTCGCCGCCGGCCACAAGCGCCTGGCGGTGATCGGCATCCCGTGCCAGGTCTACGCCTTGCGCGCGCTGGAGCAGGAGCTGGGACTGGAGCAGCTCTACGTCATCGGCACGCCGTGTTCGGACAACACGACGACCGAGAACTTCCACCGCTTCCTCGGGCTGCTGACGCCCAAGCCGGAGTCGATCACCTATCTCGAGTTCCGCGCCGACTACCACGTCGAGATCCGCTTCGACGACGGCCGCCAGCGCCGCGTGCCCTTCCTGCAGCTGCCGCTGTCGCAGCTGCCGACGGACTTCTTCCCGCTCACCTGCCGCACCTGCGTCGACTACAGCAACGTGCTGGCCGACATCACCGTCGGCTACATGGGCGGCGAAGGCGAGCAATGGTTGCTGGTGCGCAACGAGCGCGGCGAGAAGATCCTCGGCCTGCTCGGCGACGAGGTGACGCTGGCCGAACCCGGCAGCGCCGGCAAGCGCGAAGGCCCGGTCAAGGGCTTTCTCGCCAACACCGAGCGCGCCGCCGGCGGCCTGCCGCTGCGCCGCATGCCGTCCTGGCTGCGGCCCATCGTCGGCTGGCTGATGCCCAAGGTCGGCCCGCGCGGGCTGGAGTTCGCGCGCGCCCGGCTGGAGATGAAGGCCGTCGAGACCGTGCTGCACCTGCGCCGCGAGCAGCCGGCGAAGATGAAGAACATGGTCCCGCCGCACGTCTGGAAACTGGTCGAGCCCTACGGCCTGGCGCCCCGGCCCGAGGAAACCAAGCCCCACTCCGGCTGA